aggatatttagggtatgtttaacttatgaacatgttccggaatgttcgttacagttcaaattggcatactttcgcagtttgtcaagtttagtccctgtaagcgaattaacttgtttttgctatacccaagcctttaaaacttatttctaagttatgtaaaggttatttaaggtatgttgagtatatgttgatgttccggagtatttgtcgcattaaactgagtacgtttacgcaccagtttgcgtataatgctctagaaagcaatgtagagtttgaaattgaacaataattgatatgtgcaaaacatacacatatttatacaagatcccaagtatgaaatacaatatttcatcggcttggtatttgtttgatggtcgcggtgacacaggtgtcacattgaAAATATCTGTCTATTTGAAATTGAAAAGTTGCTTCTTACCAATGGAAGTACAGTGAGAAATTTTGATGATATGCCAAGTGTTCCAGACAACTATGTTTCATCGTCGAACAATCGATTGATAATGAAAGAATTATCGTATGACAGACTAGCTCTTCAAAGGGAACATGATCGTTATGTAAAGTGTTTAACTGCCGAACAGGAAAAGATATATAAAATTGTTATGGAAGCGATTGAAAAAGGTGATGGAGGTGTGTTTTTTGTATATGGTTATGGTGGAATTGGAAAGACGTTTCTTTGGAAGACATTCTCAGTTACATTACGATCAAAAGGTGAAGTTGTATTGAATGTTGCATCCAGTGGAATTGCTTCACTTTTGCTGGATGGTGGTAGAACTGCTCATTCAAGGTTTGTAATTCCAATCAACATTAATGAGAATTCAATATGTTCGATAGAGCCTAATACTGAGTTAGGTGATTTAATTAAAAGAGCAAGATTGATTATTTGGGATGAAGCACCTATGACTCACAAGCATTGTTTCGAGGCTCTTGATAGAACAATGAGAGATATTTCACGTTCCAGTCAACCGAACATGCAATCGAAGCCGTTTGTGGGAAAGGTCATTCTATTTGGTGGTGATTTTAGACAAATTCTTCCGATCATCCATAAAGGTACCAGAACAATGATAGTCAATGCTTCTTTGAATTCTTCTTATATATGGCGGCACTGTAAAGTACTAAAGCTAACTGAGAATATGAGATTAAGAGTTGGTTATCAGGAAGCGGATTTGAAAGAAATAAAGGAATTTGGAGAATGGATTTTAAAGCTTGGTGATGGTCTGCTTGGTGAAGAAAATGATGGTGAGATTGATATTGAAATACCAGATAATTTACTTATTCATGACCAAGTCAATCCTATTTCTTCTCTCATTTCATATATATATCCGGACATGAATAAGTTTTTGTGGGATTTAACGTATTTCCAGCAAAGAGCGATTCTTGATCCAACTAATGAAGTAGTGGATTCAATAAATAAAGAGTTGTTAGAGAGTCTGCCTGGTGAAGAAAAGGTTTATTTTAGTTCAGATAGTTTATGCCAATCGGAGGAAGAATCAGAGCTTAATATGGCGTTGTTTCCTCCTGATGTGTTAAACAATCTTCGTTTATCTGGTTTACCTAATCATAAATTAGTACTGAAAGTTGGTGCTCCGGTGATGTTACTCAGAAACATTGATCAGACAAATGGATTGTGTAATGGTACACGTTTACAAATCACGAAGCTCAGAAAAGTTGTGATTGAAGCAAAAATTATCACAGGGACTAATATAGGTCATCATACTGTGATTTCAAGACTGAAGATGACACCTTCAGATAAAAGAATACCAGTGAAGATTTCTCGAAGACAATTCCCACTTTCACTGTGTTTTGCTATGACAATAAATAAAAGTCAAGGACAATCATTGGAGCGTGTTGGTTTATATCTTCCACATCCAGTGTTTAGTCATGGCCAGCTCTGTGCTGCTGTATCTAGAGTAAAAAGTAGGAAGggattgaaaattttgatttgtgATAAAGAGAAACGAGTCTGTACAACCACTACTAATTGGTTTACAAGGAAGTTTTACAAAATCTATGATGATACTAAACATTTGTCAACCTGGCAACGTCTGTTGGGTATAATGGGGGAACTGTTGTTAGAAAATGTTTGTTGGAAAGCAATACAACTTTTTGAAAGCATCTGATACTTGCTCTGCATTAAGCTTATCCTGGGAACACAtgttgttaataacattattctctTAATATTTGTTTACTAACCTTTGTAATTTCTGTTGACTGACCTTTTTAACATGGGTCGACTAACATCTGATAGTTACTATCTATAACGTCATCTGGCAAGCTCTCTTGGAGATAATCGATGACAGTTCTTAGtaaagtctgttggaaagcaacagaagttttaacagttaatagacaacagtgGCTTGCTATCAACATAAAGGAATTGatgttgaataaacctattgaccattagtgCATATTAATtttataagtctgcactaattatttttttactctctgttgaattctaaatgagatgttgaccaaaagtctaACAGATGtttaccaaaagtcaaacagttgttgaccaaaaatCAAACAGATGTTGATCAACAGTttaacagatgttgaccaaaagtcaaacagattttGAACCACTAAGAATTATAGTTTGCcaacagtggtttgactttggtcaaataGACTTTTTGAAAACAGTGGTTTCACTTTAAGCAATCATCAATGGAATTGGTGAACTTTATTTGCAAAAATTGGTTTTAActttatttgaatttaaattacaaGTACCATATATTTCTCATTCTTATTGCAAGAATTGTCTTCGATCTCTGATGGTTTTGAAAACAGTGGTTTCACTTTACGCTATCCATCTGGTAAttctgttggagataatggataacattttttaggaaagtctgttggaaagcaactgaagtttttaacagttaatagacaacagtagtttgctatcaacataatggaattacTGTTGAATAAACTTATTCACCATTAGTGTATATCTCTTTTATAAGTCTgtactaattattttttttactctctgtcaatatggcttatgcatgattttctaagaaatgacccgtgtttgcacacgggtcttaccgctagtactatataataaaagaaaccaatacttgtcattattctagacatTCTtcaattatagataattattatttaatttcaattattaaatattaattaaattaatataaatcttatcaacTCTAAATCATTGacataaataaatacttaataTTAGTATTTTCTTTCTTATCTAAAAATTACATTAATCCAAACCATctttaattgtagataattattatttaatttaaattattaaacaaTTTACCCACTGGATTTATATTAATTAAGGTGTGGTTGACGACTTAATATCATTGAGAAAAATAGATAATATTATTAAAACTTCCTTTATTCACTAATAGATAATATTATTAAAACTTCCGTTATTCAATATTCTGTAATTTGATTTAAAAATGACCCGGTTCACATAAGTTGGCTTGGCCAAAATCCTTTTTAATATCTAACAATCAAAACTTTTATTATTCAATATTTTGTAACTTGATTTACAAACTGAGTTAGATGACCGTCATCTAGGCCAAAATCCTTTAATATCTATTTTATATAATAAGCGatatagttatatctttaaaatacCACGTATATTACACGAAATAATAAACATAATGTAATCGATTAACATGTACGGTCGACAAGATATGTATTTAAATGATAAATAAATACTTAATATTAGTATTTTCTTTCTTATCTAAAAATTACATTATCCAAACCATATTCAATTATAGaacattattatttaatttaaattattaaatattaattaaattaatataatcTTATCAACTCTAAAATTGGCATAGTCTTATCTAAACTAAAAAGCATTGTATCACTTAACAGTAGATAAACATGCATATTATTTactgttaatattattattgttaactatgagaaattatattaaacaacttcttcttaaaatatatttttttattgtttgatatataaaattatatttattcagcccgtacaatacacgaggttcttaaagatatattctttttattatttaatatataaaaatatatttacttaacaagtgtaataaataaggtttttaaaaatatattgtttttttatttagtatataaaattacatttattaaactcgtgtaatacacggggttctaacctagttattattatatttttgtttatCGATGAagaaatttaaatttaaatttaaatttaaattcaaGAGTCGCCGGATTGTAGTGAAAGTAAGCAAGAAGGTGAGTAAATAAGTAAATATAAACGGTTAAACCCGTAAACTTCACCTAGTGATTTTATAAACATAATAACCCGTGTGTAATCAACCATATCATAAACCAATACATAATATCTTCTGTTCCTCTAGTGACAAGTTTGATTCGAAATTCTCCTATTTGAAACACTGATATTCAAATCGCAGGAGGAGACTGAAACAATGCGAATATTGAACAAATTAAGTATCCTAGCCTTACCGGAGATCCTCGTGTAGGTAGACACCGGCAGGTTACCGCGAATAATATCAGCATAAACGTCAACATTTGCCAGCAACCGATCTGCAAAAAGCGTGAGCATAAGGTTCAGCTGCTGAGTGTCATCAGAGCCGATCTCACCAGGTGGGATGGGAACATCACCCACGACTTGGCCTTTGTACAACAGAGTTGCTGAGCTGTTGAGGAACTTGACAGCAACTTTGTTGGGGTTTTTGATTGTGATGTCCAGGTCAAGCGTCACATTTAACGATACCCTTGGCGGAAGGAGGTTGACAGTGGCGTCTAAATCTTTAACGGCGACAGAGTTGACGGTGGTGATTGGCTTTTTGGGTTTGAAGACGGTGAGAGCTAGAATGAGAATGGTTAAGGCGACAAGTAGTATAGCCGCAATGATTATCGATAAACAAATACATCTCCGGCGTTTGCGTTTGTCGTCGGTGATTATAGTTGTCAGTGGCAGTTCAACCTTTTTCTCGACGTCCATTTTGGGCCGGAAGTTTAATAATTCAAGGTGTAATTAAATTTTAGGGATGTGAGGTTGTTGACTATATGTCGTAGAATTTAATGGATGTGGGTAACGGTTGGGGGTTTCTGACTTTCTGCCAAGTGTAATTATTTATTTCCACAGAGTAAATTACAGTTTTGACCCTTATAGTTTTTAACCGATTTAACCCTTTTagtttaaaaaataatttttaacataTTAGAACCTGAGATTGCATTTTTCAATGGTTTTGGTCTCTAACACTAACTAATTTACTTTTTTCCAATTAAGTCTAAGGGTATTACAGTCCTTTTATAGCTTAGGGCTGTTTATGTAATTATTTATTTCCACAGAGTAAATTACAGTTTTGACCCTTATAGTTTTTAACCGATTTAACCCTTTTAGTTTAAAAAATAATCTTTTGACATATTAGACCATGAGATTGCATTTTCCAACGGTTTTGGTCTCCAACACTAACTAATTTACTTTTTTCCAATTAAGTCTAAGGGTATTACGGTCCTTTTATAGCTAAGGGCTGTTTATGtaaattataaagttattttaatatttttatttatgtaattagttaatttttttatttctttatttcatgattattatttaacaaaatacactttaaatatacaaataaatacattttttttaacaatttgttttttataaatgtcatttttaaaaataattgttTTTTAACCTTTTTAAACCGTCTATCATTTTTAAAATCGTTTCTTTTTAAACTATTTGTCTTTAAAATCATTCTTTTTAAATCCTTTGTTTTTAAATTAAGTTGAACAGTTCATTTCTTTTTAAAACATATGGTTTTTAAACAATTCATTTTTTTAAATTGCTCATTTTTTTGTAATCGTTTATTTTTAAAGCTTCCTTTTAGAACcatttttgttttgtaaaacgtTCATTTTATTTTTATAGCATTATTCGAATCATTTATCTTTTTTAAAATCTTTCATTTGGATCGTTCATTTGTTCGAAATTCGTTTATTTTTAAaccttttatttattaaaaccaTATGCTTTTTAAAACCTTacatttttaaaataatttttagTGCCTTTTGCTTTATTTTTATAAACGCCGTTTTTACAGCATGGTAGATGTGATTTAAGATCACTTATTGATGGtcgtatgtagtatgtattatataCCATATGTTGTTTTTAAAAATGATAGATGTGATTTAGAATCACTTATTCGGGGGTGActgtgatatttttatcacttattgatgGTCGTGCACAGTATGTATTATATACATGTATGTATATTATGTACAcatatgtatggtatcatggaagttctagacttgcgtccccgttgtttTCGATAAAAGAAaaaaccatgatacccagatgataaacagcataaagaccacgtatctttGAACCTTGCCAATCTATCAAAcaaaatttcggtaccaagaccatatgccaatgagtggttTCCACACGGTCTTCAGTTCATTAGGTTTATATcgccctgcacactttaaaattaTTGTGAGCCTACTGATACATCATTGTTAGCAACACTCGGCGACATGTAAACTTTGTGGGGAACAAGAAAAAGATGCGTATCATTTATTCACAGCTTGTTATGTGACTTCAGTTATATGGTACAAAGTGAGTACGTGGTGCAAAATACAACAAATTTTCACTTTCAACATGAAGGATTTACTGGAATTCTACAAACAAAGCACAATTGATGTCTGGAAAAGAAGCTTCATAAAAACAATAATTTTGACAATGTGTTGGACCATTTGGAAGGAGAGAAACGAATTCATTTTCAGCGGAAAAAGGGTGAATTTAGAAGCAATATATGGAGAGATGCAGGAAAAATCCTTCTCAAGGATCAAATGCAAGGAAAAAAAATCAAACCTGGAGTGGAATAAATGGTTAGCAtctacacgtatgtatggtatcatggaagttcAAGACTTGTGTATAGTATGTAcatgtatgtatggtatcatggaagttcTAGAATTACATCCCCATTGTTTTCAGTAAAAGAAAAAatcatgatacccagatgataaacagcataaagaccaagTATCTCTGAACCTcagcaatctatcaaacgaaatttcggtaccaagaccatatgccaatgagtgcTTCCCACACGGCcttcagttcgttatgtttatatcgccctgcacactttaaaattattgtgagcctaccgatacatcattagtagagctacttaacgtttttcattttaagttcaaacaggtttcgacagaccactgatttactatcattttttctttttctcgcgaggaaactcatttttgtttttctcttgtttttgtgcattttgatgtttttcaatgtttttgactatTCCTAGTAGTCAGGGTACGATGAAGCACGCCTGGTACGTAAGCGAATACGGATCACGTGGGTTTGTACTGATCCGCTTTCGAGCTGTCGAGTGACGATTACTCCATTTATTAAGAAAGGAcacggggggggggggtgtcttATAATAAAGGGGGTACTCTCTTCTCTGATGTGCGCTATATGATAGTGTCTTATTCCTGAAGGAGTGATCCAGGCTTAAGACACGTGGCGATACCCACCAAAAGAAAGGGGGCCTTTCGTACGGATTGGAGTACGAAGAGAATTCTTCATCACACTAAAATCTAGTGGATCCGATTCCATATTCATGAAAAGCCAGGGATGAAACATGTTATGAAACTAAGACAACTTATCTTACTAATAATAAGAAAGAGTTAGACGCCTCCAAGGCCTATAAAAGAAGCTTCTTTCAGTCTATAGTTTCAAAGAGAGAGGTAGAAGTCAGAAAGAAAGACTTTCAGTAACACTTATTCCAAAAACAAACACTCTTATTGATATCACCAGAAGACTTGCAACAATTTAGCATGAGATAGGTCGTGCAGAAAACAAGAAGCTCCAACAGGAGCAAATGCTCGGTCTGTTCTGGGCGCCTGCTCTCGATCCGGAGGTCGTAGGAAATATGATGCAATTGACCCGGGGCCGCATTCGCGGTCTGGAAGACCGGATTCGGGCCCCCCTCGCCGAACAAAAAGAGCTCATTGTGCGGGTTGCCACCCTCAGTGACCAGGGAGACTAGAAGAATCCGTCGACTATTTCTAGAAGATTTAAATAGGTGTATGTAGACGCAAAGTAGTTTGTTTTAATGTATTATGTTCTTTGTCTTTTGTTAGTGGGGATCTACTCTGATGCTTACTAGAGATAGACTCCTATGCTAAGTTAAGTGTCTTTGTTTGGTTTTATTTGTTATGTTGTGTTTAGTTGTTTGGCTGGTCTATGTGTGTGTAAGCTTCCTACTGGATGTACTCCCATGTAACAAAATGCTTGTAGTGCTGGAATGAAAAAAATCTGCTTTGTTCTAGTTCATTCTCTTTCCCTGTTTTGTGCAGAAAAATATCTTATTTTAATTCTTTTTTAAATATCCTTTATTTTCTTATTCATTTTTCACATATACAAGCTAAAACTACAACCAACATGGTGGAAGTTGTGTGTTTACGGTATAAATCCTCTAATAGCATAGCAGATACCTTACATGCCCACCTGTCAAGAGTATTCTCGCCGAACTCCGCTCTTCAAGCTCAGCTTTGGTAACAACAACTCGAGAAAGCTATTGAGAAAGCCAACAATTCTATCTGGATCTTGATTCCGAATATCTTAGATCGAACATCACAAGCCTTATCACCAGAATTCACAACTCACTCCCGACCGAGAAGAGGCGCCTCCATCCAACCTCGATAGTCTTGAATTCTCCTTCTATCCAAGCATGATAGTTGATTTTATGGTCAGAACTCATTCCCGGGATGGTGAATTAGACTCAGCCTATGCTGGCCTTATACATCCGTAAATATTTTTGAATAATCAAATAAGTTTTTCTTATTAGTTGTTGCAACCCAGTTGAATTTGAAAACAACTTCTTCCTTCAACACCAGCAACGGATAGGAACAGATCTTCTATTTTCTCGACAGCTCTTACTGTAACAGAAAAGACTTGCTAGGGAATAGGGATTCGTTGAACTATGAAAAACTCATACCGGTTATTCCACATAAAGAGGAACTTGAATTAGCCCTTGGGCTGTGAACCATTGTTACTCGTTACGTAACGAAGTTCAGTGTCCATATGCTAGCCAAGAGATGATTAGTCGATTCctctgaaaagatgatgatttgAGAAGCTCTATACATATAGTCGATATAGAGCTATTCATTTTTTTAACTCATTCACTACGTATTCAAGTTCGAGCTGAATCTCCTACGTGACTGTGGTCAAGTAACTGTTAGCATAGTAAAACGCTTCGGTTCACAAAAGAAAGAGCAGCAACAAGCTTCTAGTTCTCACTCCATTGCCATTTCTTCGATCTCTTCCTCAGAGTGAAGCTAGCCACTCTCAATTAGTGGAGTGGGCAACTTGCTTCGGCTGCTTCCATTGATGGAGGCCTTGTCTTATGATAGGATAAATTACAAGGAATACCAATCCCCTTGGGGGCACCCCCCATAAACACCTCCTCACACTCTTATCGATCCGGCCGAATGAGTGTAATGAAAAGATATGTATCTAAATGAAAGGAATTGTAAAAGACTCACTCCAAACGAACGGAAGACTTGGAGGTGAGTCATTCATCATATGCTTAATAGCGCCAACATGTACTAGACATGGGTTAGCTCTGTAAATGTGTAGAGCCAAGTGTAGTGTGGTGTAGTAGTAGGCACTTCTAGGCCCTTCCCGGCTACTGGATCACTCCAGTGCTTCGAGTACTACGGACCCTTTACCATCCATTGCAGTAGAGCCCTTTCATGAGCGGGGGAGGACTAAGCACAGTTCTTTGAATCAAACGTTGAATGAAATAGATTATTTTTTCAATATCAAAATAGAAATGGGATAGGATAGATGGATCTATCTTTATCTTTATATATATGACTAAAAAAGGCTTTTCTAGTGAAGTAGCGTAGCAAGAACCCCCAAATTCATTATTTGGCCAGGAAAGACTGCACTGCTTTGGGTCCAAGAAGCGAGGGGAATGAGCTCGGCTGCTTCTCCTCCAAACTTCCTTTTCTCCGTGCCCGTTCCGCATGCGCTTAACGCGCCATTGGCGCTTTGCTCTCCTCTTATTCTTCATTGGACGGTTCGAATGGACTTCGCCGTTCTTTCCCAACTAAAATAGAAAAGGTTGTATCACATCGAGATGTCGATTCATTTTCTGCCCCCAATCAGATGGGGAATTTATAACTCCCTATTTAGACTTTTGGGCCCTTCATCTTTCTGAATCGAGACCCGGCTCGGCTCGCGTCGTTCCAACAACCAACGGGGAGCACCTCAGTATACGATTGCGTACAGTAATTGGGAGTCCTATTACACCTAAGGCCAACTTCAACTCACCAAACCAAGGTTCATATTGAGTAGACGGTTGATGTATCAGACTCCACACTATCTTTCGTAGCATGCATTCCCATCCGTGTCGCAACTAATTCTGTAAGCTACGTGTCCGGTCCACGGAGATCTGCCTTCGGTACCCCAAACTGACTTACTCGTGGCAACCTTCCGGCCGCCCAACGACCTATAACGCTAGTCACTATTCCCACCGGAGCTAGGAAGTAAGCCCCACAACCCAAAGCGGCGAAGAACAAATAGAATTTGCTACAAAAGCCGGCTAACGAGGGTATTCCTGTGTAGGAGAACATAGTAATGGAG
This is a stretch of genomic DNA from Helianthus annuus cultivar XRQ/B chromosome 16, HanXRQr2.0-SUNRISE, whole genome shotgun sequence. It encodes these proteins:
- the LOC110917090 gene encoding uncharacterized protein LOC110917090 isoform X1, whose protein sequence is MDVEKKVELPLTTIITDDKRKRRRCICLSIIIAAILLVALTILILALTVFKPKKPITTVNSVAVKDLDATVNLLPPRVSLNVTLDLDITIKNPNKVAVKFLNSSATLLYKGQVVGDVPIPPGEIGSDDTQQLNLMLTLFADRLLANVDVYADIIRGNLPVSTYTRISDFTKNCHRLSPRELAR
- the LOC110917090 gene encoding uncharacterized protein LOC110917090 isoform X2, which produces MDVEKKVELPLTTIITDDKRKRRRCICLSIIIAAILLVALTILILALTVFKPKKPITTVNSVAVKDLDATVNLLPPRVSLNVTLDLDITIKNPNKVAVKFLNSSATLLYKGQVVGDVPIPPGEIGSDDTQQLNLMLTLFADRLLANVDVYADIIRGNLPVSTYTRISELPDG
- the LOC110917090 gene encoding uncharacterized protein LOC110917090 isoform X3 → MDVEKKVELPLTTIITDDKRKRRRCICLSIIIAAILLVALTILILALTVFKPKKPITTVNSVAVKDLDATVNLLPPRVSLNVTLDLDITIKNPNKVAVKFLNSSATLLYKGQVVGDVPIPPGEIGSDDTQQLNLMLTLFADRLLANVDVYADIIRGNLPVSTYTRISGDDA